The following nucleotide sequence is from Macaca fascicularis isolate 582-1 chromosome 15, T2T-MFA8v1.1.
agaagctgggaagggtagccTTGGTGACCAGCCTCAACACCACCCGTAGGGCACCCAAAGTCCGGTGGTGACGAAGGAATCAGAAGAGACAGGTTAAGATTGCATAAAGAGTGGGGGCCAGGGGGCCAATTGCAAAATGGAGGCTGCAAAAGGCTCAGAGTCCTGGTCTCCACACTTTATTAAGTATAATCACTTAGATTTAAGAAGCAGACGTTCAGAGCAAAACGATGAAAGGAAGGCAGTACGTCATACGCGTAACCTATAGCAACAGCGGTTTAAATGAATCTCCTTTGTGCTTAAACAGCATGTCTTTAACTTATTGGAGAGTAGCTGGTGGGAGCGGGCTTAACTAGGAGCCTGCACATCTGTCCACATTCCAATGCTTCAAAGGAGTATCTTTCTCCTTGAACACAGCGTTTACAGATAAGAGAGCAGTTCTTGCTCTGAGAATGGGAACATAATGGCGATAAGAAGGCTTTCCTCCCCAGAGGCCTGTTGTGGCTTTTCACAACTTACTGTCCCATATTTTTATGACCAGTTTATTTAGACCTAAATAAATAAGGCACCCCATAAGCCTTTTTCCCAACAGGGAGTGGGTAGCGGGGTTGGGGGGAAGTAGGAAtagttaatggatacaaaaaatagttagaaagaatgaataagatccaatatttgatagcacaacagggtgattgtagtcaataataatttaattgtacatttaaaaataactaaaaaggtataatgggattgtttgtaaTATAAAGGATAAaggcttgaggtgatggataccccatttaccctgatgtgattattacacattgtgtgcctgtatcaaaatatcctaTGGAATATTTTGGTATATATTATGGTATAtagccataaatatatacacctactgagtactcacaaaaattataaaataaataatgtttttggAAAGGTTTGGTCTTTCTAgagatttcaaataaatggaatcctaTGCTATCTTTTCATCTGGTTTCTTTCGCTTGGTATATTTTTGAGTCTCATCCAGTGGTAACATGTATCAGTAGCTTGCACTTTTTTTATTGTGaaacaatatttatttcattgtatggatataccacttTGTGCACATTGTGTTTATCTATTCACCCACTAATGGACATTTGTATTGTTCCCAGTTTGGGGTTATTAtggataatgctgctataaacatgcatgtacacagTTTTGTATGGAGTTGGTGGGTCATATAGTAAGAATGTGTTTAActctaagaaactgccaaactggtttccaaagtggctgtatcatttttaATTCCCACAAGCATGTATGatagtttctccacatcctccccaaccCTTGTATTATTAGTCTTTTAAATATAGCTCTTCTAGTGGATGcatagtagtatctcattgtagttttaacttgcatttttatGATGGCTATTTATATTGATTATCTTTACATGCTCTTATTAACCATTCATATATGTTTTATGGTGACaatattttaattgtgttgtctttttgttatttaattgCTTAGAAGAATTCTTTATGTATGATGGATACAAGCCCTTTATCATATAtacagtttgcaaatactttcccacagtccctttttttttttaattttcttacagtGCCATTTgaggaacaaaatttaaaattttattgtcaaatttatcaatttttcctttgatgaattttgcttttggtgtcttatctaagaaatctttatcTAAGCCAGAGTCACAAAGATTCCGTCCCATGTTTTTTCCTAGAAGTTGTATGgctttagattttacatttaggtttgtgttcctttttgactttttttttttttttttttgagacggagtctcgctctgtcgcccaggctggagtgcagtggcgcgatctcggctcactgcaagctccgcctcccgggttcacgccattctcctgcctcagcctcccgagtagctgggactacaggcgcctgccacctcgcccggctagttttttgtatttttagtagagatggggtttcacagtgttagccaggatggtctggatctcctgaagtcctgatctgcctgcctcggcctcccaaagtgcttggattacaggcgtgagccactgcacctggcccactttttttttttttttttttttttgtatggtaTGAGGTAAGGGTCTCATTTTCTTTACACATAAATATCCAATTGTTTTTAGCATATTTATGATAAAGTaaagataaaatacttaggagtaaattAAGTACGTACAAGTCCTCTACATTGAAAAGTACATATATTTAGACCTAAATAAATAAGAGATATATCATGTTCATTGATTGAAAGACTCTATAGGGACACATCATAGTAAAACTGCTGAACCCCCCCttttaatctatagattcaatgtaatgtTAATCATAATCCCAGTAGgctttttttttgcagaaaataaaaatctgattctaaaatttacacagaaatgtaaaagaaatacaaaacagtcttagaaaagaagaacaaagttgtaCCTAACTTCAAGACTTAATATAAAGCTATAAGAATCAAGCCTGTATGATACTAGCAAAATAATGCAAACAGATCAAAGGAATGGAATAGATAAATAGATCTACATTTATACGGTCGTTTGACTTTTTGACAAAGGTACTAAAgcaattcaatgggggaaaagaagttcttttcaataaatgacacTAAGACACCTAGATAACCACAttggaaaagataatttttaattgcataaacaaaaattaatttactgtAGATTGTAGACctaaataaaagctaaaactatgaaacttttataataaaacacagaaaaatatcttTGTGACTGGGGGTAGGCAAAAGTTTCTTAGGGAGGATTtggaaaataataactaaaaaagaaggaaattgatAGAGTtgatcaaaatttaaaatcatcTGTTTAGCTCTCTCGCTGTGCCCCCCTCCGCTCATCATAAGAGGACACAGCAAAAGGCAGCTGTCCATAGCCTGGAAGATAGTGCCCACCAGGACCCGAACTGGCTGGCagcttggacttcctagccttcagaactgtgaaaaataaatctctgctttttttaAATCTGCTTAGCAGAAaacactattaagaaaatgaatatgcaAGCCATGGACTGGAAGAATATTCACAACATAATACCTGACAAAAGACTTgaatccaaaatatataatgaactgCTACAActcaatattgaaaaaaataaataataataaataatttgaacAGATAATTCACAAAGAAGATAGATGAATGGTCAATGGGCATATGAAATAAAAGCATTCAATATCATTAGttatcaggaaaatacaaattaaaaccacaatgagaaaccactaCACATCAACCAgtgactaaaatgaaaaagactgacgatatcaaatgttgacaaggatgtagTGCAACTAGAGCTCTCACACATCATTGGCCATAGTGTAAAATGATACAAACATTTGGCAAAAAATCTGTCAGCTTCTTATAAAACTAAGCAAAACCTACGGCATGACCCAGCAATCAAATTCTCAGATTATTTAgccaagaaaaatggaaatatacgTCTACAAAAAGACTTGTATGAGACTATTCATAATAGCTTTATTTATATCAGCCAAAACTGAAAAGAGCCCAGACGTTCATTAATAaggaaaatggataaacaaacaggatgttcatacaatggaatactacttagtaATGAAAAGGAATTGTAgtgaattcttataattttatgttgcctCAGCACctgttttgaatatatatttatctttttcatacAAGAAACAGGGCTTAGCTCCTTAAAACACAGTTTCCaattctctgcctcctcccagttCTTTAATGTGGTCAATCCAGATATCTTCTTTATACAAATGCCTGCTAGTGACCACCTTCCTATGGGATAACTAGATATAGTCTACTTGACTTGCCCTACTGCCCCCCACACCCTGCGTGTACTACATAGAAATGCCACAGTGATCACATCTCAGTCACAGTGTGACTCCGTAGAACTTATGCTTGCTTTCTCTAAACCCATCAATTAGAATTCCGCGTGGGAAAACTGCATGGGAATAACCTGGATACCAACAGATCCCTCGCTTGGTCTCTCTTGCTTTCCACCCACTGGTTCAGTGTGCATGTCCCGGATGGCTGTCTCTCTTCCTGTTCACCTTGTGAGGCTTGCTGCCATCTCCTCTTTAGATCTGTAAGTAATACACTGCTTCtattatttcatgtgttttgctGAGTTGCCTCCTCTGTGTCTCACCTTACCAACACACCCAAACCTAATTTCTTTCTAGGTCAAGACTCTCCTAAAGAATGGCTATCTTGGTAGGAACAAACTGGACATGGGTAAGACAAAACCCATAAAAATCTGCCAGTATAAACAAGTTTCCTGTGAGAGGGACACTTGGTCACAGGTTGGACACTTAGGCTTTAGGCTATCGGCCAGGATAAAGAAGTATCCCATGAAAGGTGCACTGTAAACATTCATGACTAAATCCCTAGAGCTAGGGCTATAGTTTATACCCTCACTCCTAAGAGAGACCTCAAGACCAAACTGGAGGAAAATACAACAGGGATATTCTGCTAAAtcatgtaacaacatggatgaatctcaaaaacattctGAATCAAGACTCGCATGAAAGAATATGAATGATTCTATTAATATGATGTTTCTGAAAAGGTAGACATATATGAAGGTGAAAATATTATAACAATGGGGATGCTCTGGGCAGAGTGGTATTGGGGATGAACTGGGAAGGCACATGAGAAAACTCTTTGTGGTGATAGAAATATTCTGCGGCTGGATTGGGTTTGGATTACGTGGGTCTGTATATTTGTCTAAACTCATTGTATGATGCACTTAAGAATTGTGCATTTCACTGTAAGTAAATTTTATCCAAAATGTGAgtatctatatgtctatctaAATGCAAAAACTTGTCATAATAACTGCCATTGGCAAGCCATACATTTGTCTAGTAAAATTTCTAGCAGTCtcaatacaaaatacaaaaggaCTTTTTTTTGCTTGTTGCCTGTTCTTATATACGGTTACCTTGCTCCTAAATAGTAAACAGCTCCTCTCTCCAGTAGGTCACCTGAGGGTCCAAGATTCTTTGTGCCTCTTGGACTCATGGCAGAGATTGTTTTTCCAGGATGGCATCCAGTCAtgattttatcatatatttattgtTACTATTTATATGTGCCACTGTCTCAATTGCTTTGAGAATTGATTAGCAATCATGACAGACAGTCTAAACTAGTACACAAGGGTAAAGAATATTTCCCAAAGTGTGTTTGGTCATTGGGATGTGCTTGAGTGGTGATGTGGCAGAACTTGGAGGACTCTTCATACTCCCTAGTGTACACCAGGCAGATGTCAAACACTGAATTCAGGAGGGAAGTCAATGAACCTGCTGCCCTGAAGGAAATGTTTCAGAGTTGGTAGAGTGTTCTAAGATTTCTGAGGCCAAATACAAAAGTAAAGAtataaaacttctttgtgtaaaaGATAAGCAAAACTCCAGCTGATCTGTCAATATCTGACATACCTGTCCTAATTGGAACAAGCTTTTTACCAACTGAGGAAGCTTGCAGAGAACAATGATTTCTATAACTGTGGCTCCTAAGtggagagagagaacacacaaGGATGTTTCTCAAAGCTCCATTATTCTGCAGGGATCATCTAAGACATTAGAATTTACTGTGGACCCAAGGGGTATGATTCTAGAGACTCCCATGAGTAGCCacagaatgaaaaaatgaagtaaGGAAGAAGCTAACCATGACAACAAAGTGTTTTCAGTTCAAGAATGAGATACGGGGTAAGTCCGGGAAACTGAGCTCACTAGTCATCATTTTGATTCCTGCTCTTTGCCACTATGATCATAAGTCTAACTCTACTATGGAGAAATGAGGAACATAGTTGAAAGAACTATTGACAAATAATGTCACCACTGAGTTTCCATCcagaatgaaaataatgaatgCAGGTGAGTTCTGGAACATCAATTAGACAAACCAAGGGGGATTCAAACATCAAGATTCAAGTTCATGATTCACCAGGAAGCCTATTAGCATTTCATCTTGGAAATGGATACCACCAGATCCTTGAGGCTGAAGAGAAAAAGAGTTACAAAACCACctatatgtgcatacacacattaAGCATATGGATGTGTGAATAGAGCTATGCATATGGACACACCCACAGAAAATGAATTATACAAGTTAATTTCCAGAGTTCAGAACAAAACTGGACATCCCAGGGAAGGAAGCTTTTAAAGTTTAGAGGAGAGAGAGTTCTGTGGGCAGAAATTGCCGTGGGAAATTTCCTGGAGAAGATGATTCTTTGCCAAGGTAAGCCAAAGGGATCTCTGACACATTGACAGAAACAGTGTTCATAGCAGGCAGTAGAAGGAGTAGTGTGCCTAGTTCAGGGCCGTATCTTCCGTGTAGCTGCACATATCTACAGTGATTTATTGTCCTTTTGTCTCTGAAGGGCTGATACACAAAAGAGGAAGTGATTATGTCCCATGTAGCCAAAGGCTAAGTTAACACCCAGGATAGAGGTGCAGGGAGATAAGCAGACTTTGACCCAGGATGAGAAAAAACTTGCTGAACACTGATGTCCTCTGGCAATAGGAAAGACTTTTGAGGAAGTAGAGGGCTCCCTTTCACTGAACCACTGTTTTCTAGATATtttgcctctttctttccttgGCTTCTTCCTCATAGTTCATAACCATCCTCTACATAATAGTTATTTATTATTGTGTAACAAACAACTTCAAAACtaaatggcttaaaataacacatgTGTTGTCTCACAATTTCTGTGGGTCAAGATATGATTATAGATTAACTGGATCCTTTGCTTCAGGGTCTTTCACAAGGCTATAACTAAGGTTTTGACTAGGGGTGGGATCTCATTTGAAGGTTCAACTGGGGAAAAGTTTACTTCCAAGCTCACTTAAGTAGTTGGCAAGATTCAGTGCCTTGAGAGTTGTTGGGCTGAGGTCCTGAGTAAGTTGGCCAGAGACCTCTCTCGGTTCCTTGCCACATTTGTCTCTCCAATCTGGAAGTTGGTTTCACTAAAGCCAGCAAGTGAGTGTATTCTTTTGAAAATCAAGTTACTCCAGAGGAGAGGACGACACAAAGCCATGAATACTAGGAGACGAGAATCACTAAAGCCAAATTATATGCTGCTTGTCCTACTCCAGATTCTACCAACATAGAATGTCTTCCCTGGACTCTATGCTATCCCTCCTGTTCCATGAAGCTGTTCAAACAAATGCTTTGTTGAGGTTGTAGAAGAAAAAAGCAAGCCCAAGAGCTGTGCCAAGGTCTGTCTCCAAGATggtcttctccttcctcccatcccttGCCTGTCTCTTCATGTGTAAATTCTCCCCCATTGTTCAAGGACTTTCCAGAGACTGAATCCCCAGTTCTCCCCAGGGCTTTATATAGAAGTTGCCCCAAAATGTCCACAGCCATGCCCCCGAGCACTTGATTTGGAATCATTGTGCCCACACCTGCTGGTCCCATAGTGCATGAACAGAAGGCATTCCTAAATAACATTTAGCTCTCCAGTTTCTTTTCAAGAATTTTTAGCATTTCAAAGTTTGCAGAAATTCAAAAAGGACATGAAAATGCTTTTTCTAACATCCCTCAATAGTCTAAGTGTGGAAAGTTccaacaggaagaaaggaaggaggaaaataagTCTTCCTAGAGTGCTTTTGGCATAATTGGATCTTGGGGACATTGTCTCAGAAGTATAAAAAGTTTCCTGACTTTGTACAATTCTACTTTCAAACTTTTAATCACTTCAGGGAGCATAATTGTCCCAATTGCAGCACTGATTTCAAATTGCCTTTTTCATGTTCTGGTTATTCATTTGGAAATTTtgcttaaaacataaaaacaagacTGAGTAGGAAGAACTAGCTTTCACTCTTTTCTTCAAATCAGAGGTGGCCATCTCAACCTGAGTCTTTCAAGCTAGTGCTGCTATTTCTGGCCCACACACTATTCCTAAGCCATGGGCACATTTTCTTAGTAGGCTCCTGACAAAGGTAAGTGAGGGTTCTTATAAGAGTAATACTTAACCTTTTTATTAGCACAGTAACATTTCTAACTTCTGACTTGATATTTCAAAGGGGTTGGGACTTGAGAAGGGAAGGAATGAAGCGATTTCAGCGCTATCACAAAGATTGAGGCCCATGCAAAACTCTTTCTTCATGGGACAGAAAATCTAGATGGCAAGGAGCCTATGAAACTTTTCAGTCTTAGGTCATGGACTTGCCTAACTTTAGAGACTCCCCCAGAAATAAGATAGTCCTATGGTTTCAGAGCTTCTTCTGTTGACTTCACAAACTCAGGCAATTCCAGAAGGAGGTGAAACCACCATCACATGAATGAGAGAAACTCAGAAGGCTGCTGGCTTGGTTTAGAATAAAGAATGTTCTGACACTTCAGAGCTCTGTAAACAGGAAGCAAGCTGTTTGGGAATGTAGTGAGCTCTTCATCACTAGAAAAGATCAAGCTGAAAACCCATACATCAGTGTTCTGCAGAAGAAGATCTAGAATTGGACAGAGGGTGGGACTAGATTTATTTGGGGGGCATAATCAGTGTCAGGGTCTACATCTGGTTGACATATTTAGGTTCAAGAACTCTTGATTCCTGTGTAGACACTCACCCCGACTGCCTTAGTTACCAAAGAAAACTAGAGTTCCAGAAATTGTGAGCCACTATGCATTTCTGGGGCCAGCCTTCTATTTATCTTCATGAAATATCAGATTCAAATATTAGAGACATATTGAAATTTCCAGAGCATGAAGTTATCTTGGAACCATCTCCCCTTTCCCTTGCATCTCTCCATGTCCAGTCTCCTCTTTTCCTGAAAGACCCAGCTAGGGCTGGGGTTTCCCATGAGAAAGATCTCAGGCAACAACCAGAGtttgttttacataaaaattgtCTAATGAGAAGAAATCGTTATAAGGTGAGGATTCAGAAGTAATCAAGTCACTAGTATTTGGCACAAAGTTGGGGGACCATAGAGCAAACTTTTTAAGTCACTTTTCTGATCAAAGTTTAACGAGGTAAATTGCCTTGTAGGATATAGCCCCCCTAAATGAATGCGTTATGTGTTTTTGTCACTGATCACATGTTACATTATCAGAGTCATCATTTTAAACCTTGTGcatttggtgccctgtgtccctcaaataattttttattttgttgtctcttttttcttggaaataaataaatattgtggactttcaaaactattttctaaTCTCTTAACCAGACTGGAACCCCAGTCCAGATGCACTGTTCCTATGCAAGGCAAGGAATGTTGAGTTTGGACCTCTAAGTATTTCCTTCAGTTGACAGAGGAGATACACCATGGTAAGTGCCAACCAGACAGCCTCTGTGACAGAGTTTGTTCTCCTGGGCTTCTCTGCCTATCCAAACCTGGAGAAAACATTCTTTGTGCTCATCCTGCTGATGTATGTGGCAATCCTACTAGGCAATGGGGTTCTCATCCTGGTGACTGTGTCCAACTCCCACCTGCACACACCCATGTACTTCTTCCTGGGGAACCTCTCCTTCCTAGACATCTGCTATACAACATCCTCAGTCCCCCTCATCCTTGACAGCTTCTTGACTCCCAGGAAAACCATCTGCTTCTCAGCCTGTACAGTGCAGATGTTCCTCTCCTTTGCCATGGGAGCCACAGAGTGTGTCCTCCTGAGCTTGATGGCATTTGATCGCTACGTGGCCATCTGCAACCCCCTTAGGTACCCTGTGGTCATGAGCAAGGCTGCCTACGTGCCCATGGCTGCcggctcctgggtagctggaagcACTGCTTCCATGGTGCAGACATCCCTTGCAATGAGGCTGCCCTTCTGTGGAGACAACATCATCAACCACTTCACCTGTGAGATTCTGGCTGTCCTGAAGTTGACCTGTGCTGATATCTCTGTCAATGTGATCAGTATGGGAGTGACCAATGTGATCTTCCTGGGGGTCCCGGTTCTGTTCATCTCTTTCTCCTATGTCTTCATCATTGCCACCATCCTGAGGATCCCCTCAGCTGAGGGGAGGAAAAAGGCCTTCTCCACCTGCTCTGCCCACCTCACTGTCGTGATCATCTTCTACGGGACCATCCTCTTCATGTATGGGAAGCCCAAGTCTAAGGCCCCTCTGGGGGAAGACAAGGAAGACCTTGCTGACAAACTCATTTCCCTTTTCTATGGAGTGGTGACCCCCATGCTCAACCCCATCATCTACAGCCTGAGGAACAAGGATGTGAAGGCTGCTGTGAGGAACCTGGTGTTTCAGAAACGCTTTGCCTTTTGATGTTTTGGGGGAACAGATGTCCCTGTAACTCTTTGCCTCTTGGCTGCTTTTACCCACAAATCTCAGAAGAGAATGTTCCCTAAAGAAGATACATGTGAAGAATGACTACCGGAAAATTGAAGTACTTATGTAACAGAGCACTTCAGCTGTGATTGGACCCAATTAAAATGTTGAAACCTAGAACCCAGGGGAAGTGTGGCTTGAGGGGATGGAAGCAGAATGCTGCTGAATATACGAGgaatgatttttctgtttctccattgTTCAAGTCTGAATTCACCTTTGTGTGCAGATGTTTCCTCTGTTTTGGGAAAAACACCCTAGGGTACCTCTGTGTTACAAAAATGTAAAGCCAAGATTCTACTCTTGAAAGGAGGCACTGAAGACACCATGGGACAGAACTTCATGACCCTGCCCATCTCCCTAGCACAGTGCTTCCCAACCTATGTCTTGCCTTGGAGCACATAGAAAATAATGGGATGTGTAGGCACCCTGGGGTGAGTGGATGAATCTTTTCATGGCTGAAGGCAATTCACCTGGGGGCTTAGGTCACCACAGGTTCTGCTTAGTAATCCCAGGAGGATTCCGACCTTCGTACGTCCGTAGCCTGTGGCACATTCGCTGAAATGTTCTGCCTGAAGCAGAATGTGTCTTCCCTTAGCCCCTGCTGAGAGGACAGTCATGCTCTCTCCTTTGGCTACAGATAATTGGCGAGTTGACCCAAACTGGGCAAATCATATTTTCTCTCCAGGGAATTTGCAATTTGGACATAGAGACAGCTCATAGTTGGCACAAAGCTCTTGAACTGTTAGACCATGTAAAGAGGGCACGAATGTGGCCCTGTGTCTAGCAAAGAAGAGAAAGCTGGTCTGCAGAGAGAGATGATAAAGCAAATGCACAAAGAGGACCAGACCtacatgaaacagaaataaaggcTGCAATATTTAGGCTAGGTATTGgagaaggtttttcttttattttatgggAAAATTTAATCCTGTAGAAAGAATAACAGGTATTCATCTTCCAGATCCAAAGATGATCTGCTCatggctggtgtgtgtgtgtgtgtgtgtgtgtgtgtgtgtgtgtgtgtgtgcaatttttaattttttaaattttcctgggTACACAGtagctatatatatttatggagtatatggGATGTTTttatacaggcatgcaatgtgtaataatcacatcagggtaaatggggtatccatcacttcaagcatttatcctttgtgttacaaacaatccaattatactcttttaattatttttaaatgtacaagtaaattatttttgactatagtcaccctgttgtgctatcaaatactagttcttatttattctattttttgtacccataaGCCATCTCCACTTCCCCTCTACCCTCTCATCACCATtaccagcctctgataaccatcattctactctccatctccatgggttcaattgttcttttagcttccacaaataagtgagaatatgcagtttttctttctgtgctgcTTATGGCCAATCTTGTTCTTCTGATAGCCCTGTGGATTATTTCTCCCTCTCCTCAATTATTCTAAAGCAAATCCCAGATGGTAATAACATTCCATCTTGAAATATTTTGGTATTTATATCCATAAAAGATTAGTACTTTTTGTAAAACTATAAAGTACcatttaatatttaacatataaatcACCTAAAACTCAATAATTCCTTGATATCATCAATTATCCAGCATTTATATTTCCAGAAATGCCTTATaagttatttatttcaatttttaaattgaaccAGGATCCAAATAACAACATACATTGTGATTtgtctctgatatggtttggctgtgtccccacccaaatctcaccttgaactgtagttcacataatctccacgtgttgtgggatatcatgggagggacctggtgtgaggtaatttaatcatgggggtggttaccctcctgctgttctcatgatagtgaatgagttctcatgagatctgattgttttataagggccttttcccccttttgcttggcacttctccttattgctgccatgtgaagaagaacatgtttgcttccccttctgccatgattgtaagtttcctgaagtctccccagccatgctgaactgtgagtcaattaaacctctttcctttataaatcacccagtctcaggtatgtctttattagcagtgtgagaatggaccaGGACAGTCTCTTTCAATCTTCATTTCCCCCTCCCTTTTTCTATATTTCCCTCTATCTCTGTTCCTACCACCAGCACCCTGCTTTTAGGCTATATTTTTTTGGGAAGGAATAGTTTCTCATTATAGGAAACTATAAAGTTTACCACAGTCTGATTTTGCTGATTGCAGTTCTGTGGTGTCTGTCTTTGTGTTTCCCATATATTGGTGATTAGATCTAGTtacttaagtttttttctttttttttttttggtggagttatGAGCTCATGGCTCCTGAGACCTTTTGCATGACACTAGTATCTTTGATGACTTCCTGCTATCTGTATGTCAAGATATTACAAGCTCAATATTCACACTTCCTTCCCAGACCTGAAACAACTATTTTGTCTAAGGAgctccttttttcctttaatggGGAATGGTATTTAGAAGTCATAATCTGAGTGCTAGGGTTACTATTGAGTTTCCCATGGTTTCTAAATGTTTCAGTGGAAAGagctatgaaaaatatatatataat
It contains:
- the LOC102130791 gene encoding olfactory receptor 13C7; protein product: MVSANQTASVTEFVLLGFSAYPNLEKTFFVLILLMYVAILLGNGVLILVTVSNSHLHTPMYFFLGNLSFLDICYTTSSVPLILDSFLTPRKTICFSACTVQMFLSFAMGATECVLLSLMAFDRYVAICNPLRYPVVMSKAAYVPMAAGSWVAGSTASMVQTSLAMRLPFCGDNIINHFTCEILAVLKLTCADISVNVISMGVTNVIFLGVPVLFISFSYVFIIATILRIPSAEGRKKAFSTCSAHLTVVIIFYGTILFMYGKPKSKAPLGEDKEDLADKLISLFYGVVTPMLNPIIYSLRNKDVKAAVRNLVFQKRFAF